In Clostridia bacterium, the sequence CCGGGTTGGAAAAAACAATTTTGATAGTCAGAACGTTTATGGCATTTATGGATAAATACCCCAATTATTTTAAAGCAATATCACAATATGAAAGCTGGAAGATCGAATTAACTGAAACAGATCGTATAAAAGCTGCTTGCCACAGCGAAGAGGGAAACAGTTTTAATACTGTGATAAGGCTAGTAAATGAGGGTATCAGGGATGGAAGCATAAGAGATGACATTGATGCTGTCAGTACAGCATACATCCTTTATGCCAATGTACTCGGAGTAGGGAACATTATTATGAACAAGGGAAAACATATATGTCGGAATTATGATAAGCAAACAACAGAAGTAATTGAGGAAATGTTCAGATTCATAGAACGTTCATTAAGAAAATAAACTGCAAGCGGGATAATTCATTTATCATACGCTGGAAAGAGGGGCTAAAATGGATGTTTATAAAAGTATAAAGAACAGGATTTCAATAAGAAAGTACAGTGGAAAAATATTTGATGAGGAAACAATAGGTCTTGTAAAAGAAAAATTAGAAGGTCTTATTCCTTTGTATGAAGACATCAAAGTGAGATTTGAGCTGGTTACTGATCCTGAGACTTCAAAATCGTTACAGACCGGACTTATAGGAAGTTATGGGAAAATAAATGCGCCACATTGTGTAGTAGCTGTAACGGAAGAAAAACCAGGACATAAGGAAAATATTGGGTTCATACAGGAGCAACTAGTGTTGGAATTGACTGATATGGGAATCGGGACATGTTGGGTGGCCGGATCACTTGACCGGGATAAAGCAGGAAAAGCAATAGAACTGAAGGAAGGCGAAAAAGTAATTGACATAATAACTCTAGGCTACCCCCAGGACAGCTTTTTAAACAATGGATTGAGAAAAATTATTGGCAGTCATAAGAGAAGACCAAGAAATGAGGTTGCTTACTACAATAAATGGGGAGAAGATATAGAAGCTTATTTAAATATGAATCCCAGCATGACTAGAATGCTGGAAGCATCCATTCTTGCACCTTCTGCTGCAAATAAACAACCGGTGAGGGTAGTTTTATGTGACAATAGCGCAGCTTTTTTTGTACAGGAGGATCAAGGAGCTCATAGAGAGTATGCAAGGGTAGATGGGGGGATACTGTTAAGTCATTTTTATCTTTCTGCTTTAAAGGAAGGTAAAAAAGCTGGTTTTTGCAAGGAAATAAATGCACTGGAAAAATATACTGTACCAACCGGCTATGGCTATATAACTACTTTAAAATTGGATTAATCCCAACACTGCTGGCTTGGGAAATACTCAGCGAAAAGAAAAGTGGAAAAGCAGCGAGTACATAGTAATACACCGGCAGGACAGTTAATTGACAAAGACATGCGTTGATATTAAAATTAAGCTGTATATAAGATGGGGAAATAATAATTTCTTATAAATCAGTAATAAACCAAGGGGGTCATGGGATGTTCAAAATAGTAAGGAAGGAAACACTGAATCCTGCCGTAAAGCTTATGGAGATTGAAGCTCCATATGTGGCAAAGAAAGCTCAACCCGGTCAATTCATAATATTCAGAATAAATGAAGATGGCGAGAGAATTCCTCTAACAATTGCTGATTATGATCGTGAAAAAGGTACTGTTACCATTATATTTCAGGAAGTTGGGAAATCCACAAGAATGCTGGGAGCTTTGAATGAAGGCGACTTTTTGCTTGACTTTGTGGGGCCATTAGGCATAGCTTCACATTTTGGCGGACTAAAAAAAGTTGCTGTAATAGGGGGTGGGCTGGGAACTGCCATTGCATATCCTCAAGCCAAGCATTTGCACGCTTTAGGGGTTGAAGTACACTCCATAGCCGGTTTTAGGAATAAGGAACTCATTATACTTGAAAAAGAAATGGCAGCTGTAAGTGAAAAGTTAATTATTGCTACTGACGACGGATCTAACGGCAATAAAGGCTTTGTGACTGACGCGTTAAAGAAACTAATAGAGGAAGGCAATCAGTATGATCTGGTAATAGCAATCGGACCACTGATCATGATGAAGGTAGTGAGCAATCTCACGAAACAATATGGCATTAAAACCGTAGTAAGTATGAACCCCGTAATGATTGACGGTACAGGGATGTGCGGAGGATGCCGGGTAACTGTAGGTGGAAAAACCAAGTTTGCATGCGTTGACGGACCTGACTTTGATGGACATGAAGTTGATTTTGATGAAGCGATGAGGAGACAACTGATGTATAAATCAGAAGAAAAACAAAGTGTGGAAAATCATGAGTGCAGGTTGGCGAAATAATATGAGTTAACCGACTATAAGAATTATGTGGGGGATGGGAAATATGCCAAATATGTCTTTAAATAAAGTAAGCATGCCTGAACAGGATCCCAATGTGAGGAATAAAAACTTCACTGAAGTAGCATTGGGATATACTGAAGAAATGGCTAAAGAAGAAGCGCAGAGATGTTTACAGTGCAAGCATAAGCCCTGTGTGGAAGGTTGCCCGGTAAATGTTCAGATACCTGAGTTTATTAAACTTGTAGCAGAAGGTAGATTTGAAGAAGCATATGAAAAAGTAAGGGAAACTAACAGCCTTCCTGCTATATGCGGCAGGGTTTGCCCGCAGGAGACACAATGCGAACAGTTGTGTGTAAGAGCCAAAAAAGGTGAATCAGTAGGTATAGGACGACTTGAAAGGTTTGTAGCCGATTGGTATATGTCAAAAAAAGAAGTTAAGCAGGAAAAGGCGGAGAGGCTGAACAGAAAGGTTGCTGTAATCGGTTCGGGACCTGCAGGTTTGACATGTGCTGGAGACCTGGCAAAGAAAGGTTATGATGTCACTATATTTGAAGCCTTCCATACTCCGGGCGGTGTGTTGATGTACGGTATTCCTGAATTCAGGCTTCCAAAAGCGCTGGTTCAGAAAGAAATCGATACAGTAAGACAGCTTGGTGTGGAAATAAAAACAAATATGGTTATTGGAAAGGTGCTTTCCCTGGATGAATTGATTGAGGAAGGCTATGAAGCCGTATTTATCGGTTCGGGAGCAGGACTGCCCAGCTTTATGGGTATACCTGGCGAAAACCTGAATGGTGTTTACTCGGCAAATGAGTTTCTTACAAGAATTAATCTTATGAAAGCATACAAATTCCCTGACTGCGATACTCCGGTCAAAGTAGGCAGAAATGTTGCAGTAGTAGGCGGCGGTAATGTTGCTATGGATGCTGCAAGGAGTGCAAAAAGGCTTGGAGCTGAAAATGTATATATAGTATACAGACGTTCAGAATCAGAAATGCCTGCAAGACTTGAAGAAGTGCATCATGCAAAGGAAGAAGGAATTATATTTAAGCTGCTGACTAATCCTACAGGTATTATCGGAACAGATGACGGATGGGTAAAAGGTATGGAATGTGTGGTAATGGAGCTTGGAGAACCGGACAGCTCTGGCAGGAGAAGACCAGTTGCTAAACAAGGATCCGAGCATATAGTTGATGTTGAGACTGTGGTTATTGCCATAGGGCAGAGTCCAAATCCTCTTATCAAATCAACTACACCGGGTCTGGAGACGCAAAAGTGGGGCGGAATTATAGTGGAGGAAGAAACCGGGGCTACCAGTAAATCAGGGGTTTATGCCGGAGGCGATGCTGTCACGGGTGCTGCAACTGTCATACTGGCAATGGGAGCAGGTAAGAAGGCTGCAAAAGCAATAGATGAATATATACAAAGTAAATAATAAATAATAAATAGTAAATAGTAAATAGTAAAGCAAGGGAGCATATCAGACACATGTGTCACCCCTTGCTTTATTATTTATGGAAATGACGTTTGAAGAATAAAATCCTGCAAAGTTTTTTTGTTTGAAGAATAAATGCAAGATATCTTGCAAAAATACAAGTATTTGCATTCTAGCCAATATAAAAATGAAATTTTTATTAAAACCTCTTGCAAATTTTACAATAATTGTGCTATAATTTTTTTGGAGTTGCGATATTGTACAAATTTACCTTCCTAAAAATAATAGAGCAACTTCTTGGAAATATCATATCGTTAATCCCCCAAACTGTTAAGTATTGGGGTATACAATGGGGTATACCGTATACAATGTGCGATGTAGTATGTTGTCAGGCCTTGCGATGGTTGTAAGGTGTAGCTTCAATAAAAGAAATGAGTACGGATTTTATAAATTCCTGTATTTGTTGTAACGGTATTTTACCAGGGACTGAAGTGGCTTTTATTGTCATTTTTGGACCTTATTTACATTTGCCGGATAAATCTTTTTTATGGAAAATGATTTATTGCAGGTTTATTTTGTGTTGTCTTTAAATATATGATTGAGTTGTTATGTTAGCGTAATGTATTAAATAAAAGGTAATTAGGTAATCTTGGTTAATTATTTTATTAACTTTTGGTTACATTATTAATAACAAATAAATAACATATTGGGGGTTTATTTATGAAAATACTTGCAAGTGTAATGGAACAAGTTGTTAAAAGAAATCCTAACGAACCTGAGTTTCATCAGGCAGTTCAGGAAGTACTAGAATCCTTGGAACCTGTAGCAGAAAGGCATCCTGAATGGGTTGCAGCCGGAATCTTTGCTAGGATAGTTGAACCCGAAAGAATGATCATGTTCAGAGTGCCATGGGTAGATGACAACGGTAAGGTGCAGGTTAACCGTGGTTTCAGAATTCAATTCAACAGTGCTATTGGGCCTTACAAGGGTGGTTTAAGACTTCATCCTTCAGTAAATGCCAGCATTCTCAAATTCCTTGGATTTGAGCAGATATTCAAAAACTCTTTGACAGGTCTTCCTATCGGTGGAGGTAAGGGTGGAAGTGACTTCGATCCTAAGGGTAAATCAGATGGAGAAGTTATGAGATTCTGCCAGAGCTTTATGACAGAATTACAAAGACATATAGGTGAAAACACAGACGTACCTGCAGGAGATATCGGAACAGGTGCAAGAGAAATAGGTTTCATGTACGGACAGTACAAGAGATTGAGAAATGATTTTACTGGCGTATTGACAGGAAAAGGCTTGACTTGGGGTGGAAGCTTGGCTAGAACTGAAGCTACAGGTTATGGACTTTGCTACTTTATGGAAGAAGCAATGCAGGCTAAGGGCAAATCCTTCAAGGGTTCAACCGTTGTTATTTCCGGTTCGGGTAATGTTGCAATATATGCGACTGAAAAAGTACACCAGATGGGTGGTAAGGTTGTTGCATTAAGCGATTCAAACGGATACATATATGATCCGGACGGAATTAAGCTTGATACAGTAAAGCAATTAAAAGAAGTTGAAAGAAAGAGAATTAGCGAGTATGTTAAGATACATCCAAATGCAACATATACCGAAGGATGTACTGGAATCTGGAATGTAAAATGTGATATAGCTCTTCCTTCAGCTACACAGAACGAAATTGACGAGCAGTCAGCTAAGACTCTTGTAGCTAACGGATGTTTTGCAGTAGGTGAAGGTGCAAACATGCCTTCAACCCCTGAAGCAGTTGAAGTATACCTTAAGAATAAAATCATATATGGGCCTGCAAAAGCTGCAAATGCAGGCGGTGTTGCAACTTCAGCTCTTGAAATGTGCCAGAACAGCATGAGATATTCATGGACATTTGAAGAAGTAGATGCAAAACTCAAGGATATAATGGTTAATATCTACAAAAATGCAAGCAAAGCTGCTGCTGATTACGGAGATCCAGATAACCTCGTATTAGGTGCAAATATTGCAGGTTTCTTAAAAGTAGCAAATGCTATGTATGCTCAAGGTGTAGCATACTAAGATCCGAGTTAACAAAATATATTGGCTGTAGACTTACGAAATGTAGGCCTACAGCCTTTTTGATTTAGAGACATGTAAGTGTTGTGTTTGCTTGTTGTTTTTCCATTCTTTACATGTGGTATGTAGCATTGTATAATTATTAAAAGGTGAGAATCATGTATACTTTAAATGTAAAAACCCAATCGCGGACTTCTATGATTGATATTACTTCAAAGGTTCAGCAAGTGGTCAAAGAAAGCGGAATAAAATCAGGTGTATGTACGGTTTTTGTTCCTCATACCACAGCTGGTATTACAATAAATGAGAACGCAGATCCAGATGTTGTATCAGATATGTTGAAAGAAATCAATAAAATTGTTCCGTTTGACGATAATTATGCCCATATGGAGGGTAACTCAGCGGCACATATAAAAGCAAGCATGTTTGGTTTTTCATTACAAGTTATTATTGAGAACAGTGAGCTTCAGCTAGGTACATGGCAGGGTATATACTTCTGTGAGTTTGACGGTCCGAGGAGCCGAAAGGTTTATGTGAAAATTACAGGATGATACTTACGTATAGCCTCCACATACCCGGTATGCCCCTTTGACAATTATCTTAAAAGCATGTTTTTCTGCGTTAATAGTGAATGTGAATATTTTTTATAATTATATGTAATAAATTGTCATATTTGGTGCACAAAGAAACAAAGTGCTTTTGTAGGGTAAAATTCAGCATAGAGCACCTTCCAAACATCAGATATGCATCAGCCTTCCAGAATAAAGCCTTTCAAGCTGATAACGGTTTTGTTATCCGGATTTATGGTAGTTAATGATTACCTGGATTTATTTCAATTGTAGTTTATCTGAAGAAACAATAACTGAATATACTTGTTAATAAAATATTTGCTTTCGCAGTAATTACCGAAAATCAGAGATGACACTCTGTCTTAATAGAAATATTTTTATGCTAATGTTCGGAGGTGCTGGTGTGTATACTGTTCATTTAAAAGCCGGAGATATTGTGTCAATACGGCACTACTCGGGAATTAATCCGTTTAAAAGTGTTGTACTTGATGCAAATGAGGATATACTTCTGGTAAGACTTACAAAGGATTTTGCTTTAATGAATTTCCTTGAAGGCGACCCTATTGTATTTGGTTATGAACTGGAGGGACAGATTTTTGTATATGGGGGGAATATATCCTGTATCAACAATAATGAGTCAATAGTAGAACTGAATGTTGACAAAGTTGAGGAAGGGGCTGAAAAAAGGCAGTACGAGAGATATCCGGTTTCCCTTTATGCGGATATGAGGGAAAGAGTTAGCAGAAAAAAGTATCTTGCTACAATAAAGGATATAAGCTACTATGGAATAAAAATATATTCCAAATCAGATATAGAGCTGAAGCAGGAACTGGAAATAGATATTTATATGGATAAAAATATGTTGTTTCTGAAAGCTACTGTCTTAAGAAAGAATATGCTTGGCAAGTTCTTTGAGTATGGTATGGGAATACATTATGAAGATACAAATTCAATAAATGCTATGAAAGAGTATATAAAACGTCTTATAAACGAGCAGGAGGAAGCGATAAGGAAGCTAAGGGGCAAGTAGTAAGTAGTAAGAGTTCTGCCTTCGTCTGGCAAGACATGTCCGATAGTATAATCATGCTTGTGCGTTGACCGGTTTGCTTAAATGCTATACTTGTCACCGCTTTTATTTTTTTAGCTAAAAATAGTAATAATATGATATAATATCTTTTAAAATATAAATTGCATATCGGCAGCGTGGTTTTGGATAACCCCGGGTTGATCTGGGTAAACCTTGGGAATGGATACTTCCAGGGTTTATCCGGGTTTACCCGTTTATCATGGTTTGCTGTGAACAG encodes:
- a CDS encoding secondary thiamine-phosphate synthase enzyme YjbQ gives rise to the protein MMYTLNVKTQSRTSMIDITSKVQQVVKESGIKSGVCTVFVPHTTAGITINENADPDVVSDMLKEINKIVPFDDNYAHMEGNSAAHIKASMFGFSLQVIIENSELQLGTWQGIYFCEFDGPRSRKVYVKITG
- the gdhA gene encoding NADP-specific glutamate dehydrogenase yields the protein MKILASVMEQVVKRNPNEPEFHQAVQEVLESLEPVAERHPEWVAAGIFARIVEPERMIMFRVPWVDDNGKVQVNRGFRIQFNSAIGPYKGGLRLHPSVNASILKFLGFEQIFKNSLTGLPIGGGKGGSDFDPKGKSDGEVMRFCQSFMTELQRHIGENTDVPAGDIGTGAREIGFMYGQYKRLRNDFTGVLTGKGLTWGGSLARTEATGYGLCYFMEEAMQAKGKSFKGSTVVISGSGNVAIYATEKVHQMGGKVVALSDSNGYIYDPDGIKLDTVKQLKEVERKRISEYVKIHPNATYTEGCTGIWNVKCDIALPSATQNEIDEQSAKTLVANGCFAVGEGANMPSTPEAVEVYLKNKIIYGPAKAANAGGVATSALEMCQNSMRYSWTFEEVDAKLKDIMVNIYKNASKAAADYGDPDNLVLGANIAGFLKVANAMYAQGVAY
- the gltA gene encoding NADPH-dependent glutamate synthase; translated protein: MPNMSLNKVSMPEQDPNVRNKNFTEVALGYTEEMAKEEAQRCLQCKHKPCVEGCPVNVQIPEFIKLVAEGRFEEAYEKVRETNSLPAICGRVCPQETQCEQLCVRAKKGESVGIGRLERFVADWYMSKKEVKQEKAERLNRKVAVIGSGPAGLTCAGDLAKKGYDVTIFEAFHTPGGVLMYGIPEFRLPKALVQKEIDTVRQLGVEIKTNMVIGKVLSLDELIEEGYEAVFIGSGAGLPSFMGIPGENLNGVYSANEFLTRINLMKAYKFPDCDTPVKVGRNVAVVGGGNVAMDAARSAKRLGAENVYIVYRRSESEMPARLEEVHHAKEEGIIFKLLTNPTGIIGTDDGWVKGMECVVMELGEPDSSGRRRPVAKQGSEHIVDVETVVIAIGQSPNPLIKSTTPGLETQKWGGIIVEEETGATSKSGVYAGGDAVTGAATVILAMGAGKKAAKAIDEYIQSK
- a CDS encoding PilZ domain-containing protein, with product MYTVHLKAGDIVSIRHYSGINPFKSVVLDANEDILLVRLTKDFALMNFLEGDPIVFGYELEGQIFVYGGNISCINNNESIVELNVDKVEEGAEKRQYERYPVSLYADMRERVSRKKYLATIKDISYYGIKIYSKSDIELKQELEIDIYMDKNMLFLKATVLRKNMLGKFFEYGMGIHYEDTNSINAMKEYIKRLINEQEEAIRKLRGK
- a CDS encoding TetR/AcrR family transcriptional regulator is translated as MGSCQRKEKEKSIRTEDILNAAEKVFFSKGVENSTMDDIAKEAEYSKRTLYAYFESKEQLYNAIILRAFNVLKVICDGELNKSSAMSGLEKTILIVRTFMAFMDKYPNYFKAISQYESWKIELTETDRIKAACHSEEGNSFNTVIRLVNEGIRDGSIRDDIDAVSTAYILYANVLGVGNIIMNKGKHICRNYDKQTTEVIEEMFRFIERSLRK
- a CDS encoding sulfide/dihydroorotate dehydrogenase-like FAD/NAD-binding protein, with the protein product MFKIVRKETLNPAVKLMEIEAPYVAKKAQPGQFIIFRINEDGERIPLTIADYDREKGTVTIIFQEVGKSTRMLGALNEGDFLLDFVGPLGIASHFGGLKKVAVIGGGLGTAIAYPQAKHLHALGVEVHSIAGFRNKELIILEKEMAAVSEKLIIATDDGSNGNKGFVTDALKKLIEEGNQYDLVIAIGPLIMMKVVSNLTKQYGIKTVVSMNPVMIDGTGMCGGCRVTVGGKTKFACVDGPDFDGHEVDFDEAMRRQLMYKSEEKQSVENHECRLAK